A single Bifidobacterium scardovii JCM 12489 = DSM 13734 DNA region contains:
- the sufB gene encoding Fe-S cluster assembly protein SufB yields MSQYVADRARVNEEKIKQDDEIIQQFGDYSYGWHDSDAAGEAAKRGIDENVVRSISADKGEPQWMLDMRLRGFKAFLDKPMPDWGVDLSGFNADDFKYYVKPIEKQAKTWEELPDDIRNTYDRLGIPEAEKSRLVSGVAAQYESEVIYNSIQKDLADQGVIFVDTDTAVREYPDLVRKYFGTVVSPEDNKFGALNTAAWSGGSFVYVPKGVHVDIPLQAYFRINTPAMGQFERTLIIADEGSYVHYVEGCTAPIWSEDSLHAAIVEIIVEKHARVRYTTVQNWSNNVYNLVTQRAYVREGGTMEWVDGNIGSKATMKYPACILAEPYATASTMSLGFAGKGQYQDTGAKMIHLAPHTSSTIVAKSISRGGGRSAYRGLVKIVDGAEGSSNSTVCDALLVDDFSRSDTYPHVDVREDDVTMAHEATVSKVSEDQLFYLMSRGLEEKEAMGMIVRGFVEPISRELPMEYALELNRLVELQMEGSVG; encoded by the coding sequence ATGAGCCAGTACGTGGCTGATCGCGCCCGCGTCAACGAGGAGAAAATCAAACAGGATGACGAGATCATCCAGCAGTTCGGCGACTACAGCTACGGATGGCACGATTCCGATGCCGCCGGCGAGGCGGCGAAGCGAGGCATCGACGAGAACGTCGTGCGCTCCATCAGCGCCGACAAGGGCGAGCCGCAGTGGATGCTCGACATGCGCCTGCGCGGGTTCAAGGCGTTCCTGGACAAGCCGATGCCCGATTGGGGCGTGGACCTCAGCGGCTTCAACGCCGACGACTTCAAATACTACGTCAAGCCGATCGAGAAGCAGGCCAAGACGTGGGAGGAACTGCCCGACGACATCCGCAACACCTATGACCGCCTGGGCATCCCCGAGGCGGAGAAGAGCCGCCTCGTCTCCGGCGTGGCCGCCCAGTACGAGTCCGAGGTCATCTACAACTCCATCCAGAAGGATCTCGCCGATCAGGGCGTGATCTTCGTCGACACCGACACCGCCGTGCGCGAATACCCCGATCTGGTGCGCAAGTACTTCGGCACCGTCGTCTCCCCGGAGGACAACAAGTTCGGCGCGCTCAACACCGCCGCGTGGTCCGGCGGCTCGTTCGTGTACGTGCCGAAGGGCGTGCACGTCGACATCCCGCTGCAGGCCTACTTCCGCATCAACACGCCGGCCATGGGCCAGTTCGAGCGCACGCTGATCATTGCGGACGAGGGCTCCTACGTGCACTACGTCGAGGGCTGCACCGCCCCGATCTGGTCCGAGGACTCGCTGCACGCGGCCATCGTCGAGATCATCGTCGAGAAGCACGCCCGCGTGCGCTACACCACCGTGCAGAACTGGTCGAACAACGTGTACAACCTCGTCACCCAGCGCGCCTACGTGCGCGAGGGCGGCACGATGGAATGGGTCGACGGCAACATCGGGTCCAAGGCTACGATGAAGTACCCGGCCTGCATCCTCGCCGAGCCGTACGCCACCGCGTCGACCATGTCCCTCGGCTTCGCCGGCAAGGGCCAGTATCAGGACACCGGCGCGAAGATGATCCATCTCGCCCCGCACACCAGCTCCACGATCGTCGCCAAGTCGATCTCGCGCGGCGGCGGGCGCTCCGCGTACCGCGGCCTGGTCAAGATCGTCGACGGCGCCGAAGGCTCCTCGAACTCCACCGTGTGCGACGCGCTGCTCGTCGACGACTTCAGCCGCTCCGACACGTACCCGCATGTGGACGTGCGCGAGGATGACGTCACCATGGCGCACGAGGCCACCGTCTCCAAGGTCTCCGAGGACCAGCTCTTCTACCTGATGAGCCGCGGCCTCGAGGAGAAGGAGGCCATGGGCATGATCGTGCGCGGCTTCGTCGAGCCGATCAGCCGCGAGCTGCCGATGGAGTACGCGCTCGAACTGAACCGTTTGGTCGAACTGCAGATGGAAGGATCGGTGGGCTGA
- the sufD gene encoding Fe-S cluster assembly protein SufD, which translates to MASNETELNIPVADPNDPYAIPAAMPSSADRAPRSFEVSAFPQPDRKQEEWRYTPLERIEEFFDVFKPSGETAIVVSNVDGTPVDPERVAVSQKRLGEGGSGTVSKPNDRVSAVEWNSGHTATIVELNGELDQPVLIRVVGGGMDLDALHLVIIADDGTHADVVVEHNGKARLAEGVEITTGRDSHVSATFVQEWDKESKHVGNHRIHVGEGASLRHSVVTLSGSIVRIRMDQDFGGPQGNLNMLGIYFVDPGEHIEHRTMVVHNHPECKSRVVYKGALDGKDAHSTWVGNALIEPTAPGTDSYELNRNLVLTPGAIADSEPNLEIENGNIIGAGHASSVGRFDDEELFYLQSRGIPETEARKLVVRGFFGELVEEIGVPAIAQHLMDVIDRRLARGEDAAMQAVLEDK; encoded by the coding sequence ATGGCATCGAACGAAACTGAACTCAATATCCCCGTCGCGGACCCGAACGATCCGTACGCGATCCCGGCGGCCATGCCGTCGAGCGCCGACCGCGCGCCGCGTTCCTTCGAGGTCTCCGCGTTCCCGCAGCCCGACCGCAAGCAGGAGGAGTGGCGCTATACGCCGCTCGAGCGCATCGAGGAATTCTTCGACGTGTTCAAGCCGAGCGGCGAGACCGCGATCGTGGTCTCCAACGTCGACGGCACGCCCGTCGACCCGGAGCGGGTGGCCGTCAGCCAGAAGCGGCTCGGCGAAGGCGGATCGGGTACCGTGTCCAAGCCGAACGACCGCGTCTCGGCCGTCGAATGGAACTCCGGCCACACCGCCACCATCGTCGAACTGAACGGCGAGCTGGACCAGCCCGTGCTGATCCGCGTGGTCGGCGGAGGCATGGACCTCGACGCCCTCCATCTGGTGATCATCGCCGACGACGGCACGCACGCCGACGTGGTCGTCGAGCACAACGGCAAGGCGCGTCTGGCCGAAGGCGTGGAGATCACCACCGGCCGGGACTCGCACGTCTCCGCCACGTTCGTCCAGGAATGGGACAAGGAATCCAAGCACGTCGGCAACCACCGCATCCACGTCGGCGAGGGCGCGTCCCTGCGCCACTCCGTCGTCACGCTCAGCGGCAGCATCGTGCGCATCCGCATGGACCAGGACTTCGGCGGCCCGCAGGGCAATCTCAACATGCTCGGCATCTACTTCGTGGATCCGGGCGAGCACATCGAGCATCGCACGATGGTGGTGCACAACCACCCCGAGTGCAAGTCCAGGGTGGTCTACAAGGGCGCGCTCGACGGCAAGGACGCGCACTCCACATGGGTCGGCAACGCGCTGATCGAGCCGACGGCCCCCGGCACCGACTCCTACGAGCTCAACCGCAATCTGGTGCTGACCCCGGGCGCGATCGCCGATTCCGAACCGAATCTGGAGATCGAGAACGGCAACATCATCGGCGCCGGCCACGCCAGCTCCGTCGGCCGATTCGACGACGAGGAGCTGTTCTACCTGCAGTCCCGCGGCATCCCCGAGACCGAGGCGCGCAAGCTCGTGGTGCGCGGCTTCTTCGGCGAGCTCGTCGAGGAGATCGGCGTGCCGGCCATCGCGCAGCACCTCATGGACGTGATCGACCGCCGTCTGGCCCGTGGCGAGGACGCGGCCATGCAGGCGGTTCTGGAAGACAAGTAA
- the sufC gene encoding Fe-S cluster assembly ATPase SufC yields the protein MSTLEIKDLYASVETKEGRKQILKGVNLTVNSGETHAIMGPNGSGKSTLAYTLAGHPKYEVDSGEVLLDGVDILKQTPDERAKEGLFLAMQYPVEVPGVSMTNFLRTAKTEVDGKAPAIRTWTKELSEAMKRLRMDPKFATRSVNEGFSGGEKKRAEVLQLELLKPKFAILDETDSGLDVDALRIVSEGVNRAKEANDFGILMVTHYTRILKYIKPDIVHVFADGHFVKTGGPELADELEENGYDQYLPEGSDSESALA from the coding sequence ATGTCCACTCTGGAAATCAAGGACCTTTACGCCTCGGTCGAAACCAAGGAGGGTCGCAAGCAGATCCTCAAGGGCGTGAACCTGACCGTCAACTCCGGCGAGACGCACGCCATCATGGGCCCCAACGGCTCCGGCAAGTCCACGCTCGCCTACACGCTGGCCGGGCACCCCAAGTACGAGGTCGATTCGGGCGAAGTGCTGCTCGACGGCGTCGACATCCTCAAGCAGACCCCCGACGAGCGCGCCAAGGAGGGCCTGTTCCTCGCCATGCAGTACCCGGTCGAGGTGCCGGGCGTGTCGATGACCAACTTCCTGCGCACCGCGAAGACGGAGGTCGACGGCAAGGCGCCGGCCATCCGCACGTGGACCAAGGAGCTGTCCGAGGCGATGAAGCGCCTGCGCATGGACCCGAAGTTCGCGACCCGCTCCGTCAACGAGGGCTTCTCCGGCGGCGAGAAGAAGCGCGCTGAGGTGCTGCAGCTCGAGCTGCTCAAGCCCAAGTTCGCGATCCTCGACGAGACCGACTCCGGCCTTGACGTCGACGCGCTGCGCATCGTCTCCGAAGGCGTGAACCGCGCCAAGGAAGCCAACGATTTCGGCATCCTCATGGTCACGCACTACACGCGCATCCTCAAGTACATCAAGCCGGACATCGTGCACGTCTTCGCCGACGGCCACTTCGTCAAGACCGGCGGCCCGGAGCTGGCCGACGAGCTGGAGGAGAACGGCTACGACCAGTACCTGCCCGAAGGGTCCGATTCCGAGTCGGCGCTGGCCTGA
- a CDS encoding cysteine desulfurase, with protein sequence MTDFKAIRAQFPILDQQIHGHPLVYLDSAATSQKPQCVIDAEAEFYRTINAGVHRGAHELAARSTTAFEDARAKVARLVGANAAEGEEEIVVTAGATAGLNLLATAFGNASLGRGGEAAKRFALKPGDEIVVSKAEHHSVLLPFQELAYRTGATLKWFDLTEDGRIRSDTAGEVITERTKVVAITHVGNTTGAITDIASIVRRAHEVGAVFVLDACQSVPHLAVDFHALDVDFAAWSAHKMYGPTGVGFLYGKREMLEALPPANFGGSMVELAWMDQPAQYMEPPARFEAGTQPVAQVVAAGVAAEWMMGVGMANIEAHERTIAAELLKLGDIDGVRILGPRENVNRIGTVAFDVAGVHPHDVGQFIDAQGIAIRVGHHCAQPVHRHFGLYASNRASSGVYNSVDDARALVEAVAKVRPFFKA encoded by the coding sequence ATGACGGATTTCAAGGCGATTCGGGCGCAGTTCCCGATTCTGGATCAGCAGATACACGGGCATCCGCTCGTGTATCTGGACTCCGCGGCGACCTCGCAGAAGCCGCAGTGCGTGATCGATGCGGAAGCCGAGTTCTACCGCACGATCAACGCCGGCGTGCACCGTGGGGCGCATGAGCTGGCGGCGCGCTCGACCACGGCTTTCGAGGATGCGCGCGCCAAGGTTGCGAGACTGGTCGGCGCCAACGCCGCGGAAGGCGAGGAGGAGATCGTGGTGACCGCCGGTGCGACCGCCGGCCTGAACCTGCTCGCCACCGCCTTCGGCAATGCGAGCCTCGGCCGCGGGGGAGAGGCCGCCAAGCGCTTCGCGCTGAAGCCCGGCGACGAGATCGTGGTCTCCAAGGCCGAGCACCATTCGGTGCTGCTGCCGTTCCAGGAGCTGGCGTACCGCACCGGGGCCACGCTCAAGTGGTTCGACCTGACCGAGGACGGGCGCATCCGCTCCGACACCGCCGGCGAGGTGATCACCGAGCGCACCAAGGTCGTGGCGATCACGCATGTGGGCAACACCACCGGCGCGATCACCGACATCGCCTCGATCGTGCGCCGCGCGCACGAGGTCGGCGCCGTGTTCGTGCTCGACGCCTGTCAGTCGGTGCCCCATCTGGCCGTCGACTTCCACGCGCTGGACGTGGACTTCGCGGCCTGGAGCGCGCACAAGATGTACGGCCCGACCGGCGTCGGGTTCCTGTACGGCAAGCGCGAGATGCTGGAGGCCCTGCCGCCGGCGAACTTCGGCGGTTCTATGGTCGAGCTGGCGTGGATGGACCAGCCGGCCCAGTACATGGAGCCTCCGGCGCGCTTCGAGGCCGGCACGCAGCCGGTCGCGCAGGTCGTGGCGGCCGGGGTCGCCGCCGAGTGGATGATGGGCGTCGGCATGGCGAACATCGAGGCCCACGAGCGCACGATCGCCGCGGAGCTGCTCAAGCTCGGCGACATCGACGGCGTGCGCATCCTCGGACCGCGCGAGAACGTGAACCGCATCGGCACCGTCGCCTTCGACGTGGCCGGCGTGCACCCGCACGACGTCGGCCAGTTCATCGACGCGCAGGGCATCGCCATCCGCGTCGGTCACCATTGCGCCCAGCCGGTGCACCGCCACTTCGGTCTGTACGCCTCCAACCGCGCGTCGAGCGGCGTGTACAACAGCGTCGACGATGCGCGCGCGCTGGTCGAGGCCGTGGCCAAGGTGAGGCCGTTCTTCAAGGCGTGA
- the sufU gene encoding Fe-S cluster assembly sulfur transfer protein SufU has translation MSDFGISGDGLEQMYQEVILEAARDPHGKETFAPDLASEQASGAGKSTMRASHEYCTPGESHQFNPTCGDEATVHAEVSDAEPHRIERLVWDGHGCSISQASLSVMVDLVAGRTVDEAMDLFRDFHELMESRGAGLNDDAKEEQLGDAVVFQGVSKYPMRIKCALLGWEGMRDAVAKALAAKPQR, from the coding sequence ATGAGTGATTTTGGCATAAGCGGCGACGGCCTCGAGCAGATGTACCAGGAGGTGATTCTCGAAGCCGCCCGCGATCCGCACGGCAAGGAGACCTTCGCCCCTGATCTGGCTTCGGAGCAGGCCTCCGGAGCCGGGAAGAGCACGATGCGCGCCAGCCACGAGTACTGCACGCCGGGCGAATCCCACCAGTTCAACCCGACCTGCGGCGACGAGGCCACCGTACATGCCGAAGTGTCCGATGCCGAGCCGCATCGCATCGAGCGGCTGGTGTGGGACGGCCACGGCTGTTCGATCTCGCAGGCCAGCCTGTCGGTGATGGTTGATCTGGTCGCCGGCAGGACCGTCGACGAGGCGATGGATCTGTTCCGCGACTTCCACGAGCTCATGGAATCGCGCGGCGCCGGTCTGAACGACGACGCCAAGGAGGAACAGCTGGGCGACGCCGTGGTGTTCCAGGGCGTGTCCAAATACCCGATGCGCATCAAATGCGCGCTGCTCGGCTGGGAGGGCATGCGCGACGCCGTGGCCAAGGCCTTGGCCGCGAAGCCGCAGCGGTAA
- a CDS encoding metal-sulfur cluster assembly factor — MSDNLVPEPESSVFDTVNKVLGDEEAARRVMANPNLVAVANGPSDQHAHGDGACACGGHGDGQCCQSGEDDIPLKAVDDIGRATAADVKEALHQVIDPELGIDVIDLGLVYGIEIDELGRAIITMTLTTPACPLTDLIEDECASTLAGLVEEFRIDWTWQPRWTTDKITPEGREQLAALGFNFDNMPKY, encoded by the coding sequence ATGAGTGACAATCTGGTTCCCGAGCCCGAATCCTCGGTGTTCGATACCGTGAACAAGGTGCTGGGCGACGAGGAGGCCGCTCGCCGCGTGATGGCGAACCCGAATCTGGTCGCCGTCGCCAACGGGCCTTCCGACCAGCACGCGCACGGCGACGGCGCATGCGCATGCGGCGGTCATGGCGATGGCCAATGCTGCCAGTCCGGCGAGGACGACATCCCGCTCAAGGCGGTCGACGATATCGGCCGTGCCACCGCAGCCGACGTCAAGGAGGCCCTGCACCAGGTCATCGACCCGGAGCTCGGCATCGACGTCATCGATCTGGGCCTGGTCTACGGCATCGAGATCGACGAGCTGGGCCGTGCGATCATCACGATGACCCTGACCACGCCGGCCTGCCCGCTCACCGACCTCATCGAGGACGAGTGCGCGAGCACGCTCGCCGGTCTGGTCGAGGAATTCCGCATCGACTGGACGTGGCAGCCCCGCTGGACGACGGACAAGATCACGCCGGAAGGCCGCGAGCAGCTCGCCGCGCTGGGATTCAACTTCGACAACATGCCAAAGTACTGA
- the glgC gene encoding glucose-1-phosphate adenylyltransferase produces MAKNKQKILSIVLAGGEGTRLMPLTRDRAKPAVPFGGVFRLIDFPLSNLVNSDYRHIIVLTQYKSHSLDRHISQMWRFSSLLGNYVSPVPAQQRLGKHWYLGSADAIYQTINIIEDVQPDIVVIVGADHVYRMDFGQMVEQHIASGAEFTVAGIRQPISQSNQFGVIDVDPEHPNQIREFQEKPEHAAGLPDDPNSFLASMGNYVANTDALFDALAKDEKAEDTKHDMGGDIAPYFASRGEAGVYDFNSNVIPGATPTDHAYWRDVGTLKQFYDAHMDLIAYVPEFNLYNQAWPIYTNSGTLPPAKFVHAGRDRLGHATDSIVSPGVIVSGGEVHHSVLSPNVHIHSWAQVVDSILFDGVTINRRARVYKAILDKNVVLTENSTVGIDTEHDLARGFTVTPDGITVVPKGTVVDD; encoded by the coding sequence ATGGCGAAGAACAAGCAGAAGATTCTGTCCATCGTCCTAGCGGGCGGTGAGGGAACGCGCCTGATGCCGTTGACCCGCGATCGAGCGAAGCCCGCCGTCCCGTTCGGCGGAGTATTCCGCCTGATCGATTTCCCGCTGAGTAATCTGGTGAATTCCGATTACCGCCACATCATCGTGCTGACCCAGTACAAGTCCCACTCGCTGGACCGCCACATCTCGCAGATGTGGCGCTTCTCCTCGCTGCTGGGCAACTACGTCTCCCCGGTCCCCGCGCAGCAGCGCCTCGGCAAGCACTGGTACCTCGGCTCCGCCGACGCGATCTACCAGACGATCAACATCATCGAGGACGTGCAGCCCGACATCGTGGTCATCGTCGGCGCCGACCACGTCTACCGCATGGACTTCGGCCAGATGGTCGAGCAGCACATCGCCTCCGGCGCCGAGTTCACGGTGGCCGGCATCCGCCAGCCGATCAGCCAGTCGAACCAGTTCGGCGTGATCGACGTGGACCCGGAGCACCCCAACCAGATCCGCGAGTTCCAGGAGAAGCCCGAGCACGCGGCCGGTCTGCCCGACGATCCGAACTCCTTCCTCGCCTCGATGGGCAACTACGTGGCCAACACGGACGCCCTGTTCGACGCGCTGGCCAAGGACGAGAAGGCCGAGGACACCAAGCACGACATGGGAGGCGACATCGCCCCCTACTTCGCCTCCCGCGGCGAGGCCGGCGTCTACGACTTCAACTCGAACGTGATTCCCGGCGCCACGCCGACCGATCACGCCTACTGGCGCGACGTCGGTACGCTCAAGCAGTTCTACGATGCACACATGGACCTGATCGCCTATGTGCCCGAGTTCAACCTGTACAACCAGGCTTGGCCGATCTACACGAACTCCGGCACGCTGCCGCCCGCCAAGTTCGTGCATGCCGGCCGCGACCGCCTCGGCCACGCGACCGATTCGATCGTCTCCCCCGGCGTGATCGTCTCCGGCGGCGAGGTGCACCACTCCGTGCTCTCGCCGAACGTGCACATCCACTCGTGGGCGCAGGTCGTCGACTCCATCCTGTTCGACGGCGTGACGATCAACCGCCGCGCGCGCGTCTACAAGGCGATCCTCGACAAGAACGTCGTGCTGACCGAGAACTCGACCGTCGGCATCGACACCGAGCACGATCTGGCCCGTGGCTTCACGGTCACGCCGGACGGCATCACCGTGGTGCCGAAGGGCACCGTCGTGGACGACTGA
- a CDS encoding TrmH family RNA methyltransferase, producing MRFITIDSIDDERVSAYTNLTEIQLRNRLEPAKGLFIAESPKVIDRALAAGREPISLLVEEPWIEGMADTFAFVDEHWGPSVPVYVASSEQLRQLTGYRLHRGALSAMRRWPLPSVAEVCRGARRIAIMENIVDHTNVGALMRSAAALDVDAVLVTPSCGDPLYRRAARVSMGTVFQIPWTRIGTESRHAWPFDGLEELHGLGFTTVAIALTDDSISLDELVRRLGNAQDEPDHIDKLALIFGTEGDGLSRHTIANADLTVKIPMSHGVDSLNVAASSAVAFYSTRLH from the coding sequence ATGCGGTTCATCACCATCGATTCGATCGACGACGAGCGCGTGTCCGCGTACACGAACCTGACCGAGATCCAGCTGCGCAACCGCCTCGAGCCCGCCAAGGGCCTGTTCATCGCCGAGTCCCCGAAGGTCATCGACCGCGCGCTGGCGGCCGGCCGCGAACCGATCTCCCTGCTGGTCGAGGAGCCCTGGATCGAGGGCATGGCGGACACCTTCGCCTTCGTCGACGAGCACTGGGGACCGAGTGTCCCCGTCTACGTGGCCTCCTCCGAGCAGCTCAGGCAGCTGACCGGATACCGGCTGCACCGCGGCGCGCTGTCGGCGATGCGCCGCTGGCCGCTGCCGTCGGTGGCCGAGGTGTGCCGCGGCGCCCGGCGCATCGCGATCATGGAGAACATCGTCGACCATACCAATGTCGGCGCGCTCATGCGTTCCGCGGCGGCGCTCGACGTGGATGCGGTGCTGGTGACGCCCTCCTGCGGCGATCCGCTGTACCGGCGCGCGGCGCGCGTGTCGATGGGCACGGTGTTCCAGATCCCGTGGACGCGCATCGGCACGGAGTCCCGCCACGCCTGGCCGTTCGACGGGCTGGAGGAACTGCATGGGCTCGGCTTCACCACGGTCGCCATAGCCCTGACCGACGACTCGATCAGCCTGGACGAGCTGGTCCGCCGCTTGGGCAATGCGCAGGACGAGCCCGATCACATCGACAAGCTGGCGCTGATCTTCGGTACCGAGGGCGACGGGCTAAGCCGCCACACGATCGCGAACGCCGATCTGACGGTGAAGATCCCGATGAGCCACGGCGTCGATTCGCTCAATGTCGCCGCATCGAGCGCCGTGGCGTTCTATTCAACCAGACTTCACTGA
- a CDS encoding 16S rRNA (uracil(1498)-N(3))-methyltransferase translates to MTNPLFLLDPSRDDVPVNCDELNTGWKITLPAAVRRHAVQAMRLSEGDELDLSDGEGLRIRAVIADADAGLAEVREVGREAQPVTRLALIQALAKTGHDEQAIDVATQIGVDTVIPWQADRSIAKWKAGRTDRKWRQVLTAATEQSRRAWTPRLADCVSSKQIVAICRRACVHGDLVIVLHQDATDTWDGIEGLVRAMADKCLEDGRPRTVSVVVGPEGGISEDEVEAFTAAGARAVVLGTNILRASAAGPVALSLLARALGRFA, encoded by the coding sequence ATGACGAATCCTTTGTTTCTTCTCGATCCATCGCGCGATGACGTGCCGGTGAACTGCGACGAGCTCAACACCGGGTGGAAGATCACGCTTCCCGCGGCGGTCAGGAGGCACGCCGTGCAGGCGATGCGCCTGTCGGAGGGCGACGAGCTGGACCTCTCCGACGGCGAGGGGCTGCGGATCCGTGCCGTGATCGCCGATGCGGACGCCGGGCTGGCCGAGGTCAGGGAGGTCGGCCGCGAGGCGCAGCCGGTCACCCGCCTCGCGCTGATCCAAGCGCTGGCGAAGACCGGGCATGACGAGCAGGCGATCGACGTGGCCACGCAGATCGGCGTCGACACGGTGATCCCGTGGCAGGCGGACCGCTCCATAGCCAAATGGAAGGCCGGGCGCACCGACCGCAAATGGCGGCAGGTGCTGACCGCTGCGACCGAGCAGTCGCGCCGCGCGTGGACGCCCCGCCTGGCCGACTGCGTCTCGAGCAAGCAGATCGTCGCCATCTGCCGGCGCGCGTGCGTGCACGGCGATCTGGTGATTGTCCTGCATCAGGACGCCACCGATACATGGGACGGCATCGAGGGCCTGGTCAGGGCGATGGCCGACAAGTGCCTTGAGGACGGCCGCCCGCGCACGGTCAGCGTAGTGGTCGGGCCGGAGGGCGGCATCAGCGAGGACGAAGTCGAGGCGTTCACGGCCGCCGGCGCCCGCGCCGTGGTGCTCGGGACCAACATCCTGCGCGCCTCGGCGGCCGGCCCCGTGGCGCTGTCGCTGCTGGCCCGCGCGCTCGGCCGGTTCGCCTGA
- a CDS encoding histidine triad nucleotide-binding protein: MSESEDCLFCKIIAGEIPSGKVYEDDTTYAFKDINPKAKVHVLVVPRKHYANVAELAQADPAELAHIVEVAQSIADREFHGAYRLIFNTGLDAGQTVFHVHAHVLTGETLDE; encoded by the coding sequence ATGAGCGAGTCCGAGGACTGCCTGTTCTGCAAGATCATCGCGGGTGAGATCCCCAGCGGCAAGGTGTATGAGGACGACACCACCTATGCGTTCAAGGACATCAACCCGAAGGCCAAGGTGCACGTACTGGTCGTGCCGCGCAAGCACTACGCGAACGTCGCCGAGCTGGCGCAGGCCGACCCTGCCGAGCTCGCGCACATCGTCGAGGTGGCCCAGTCGATCGCCGACCGGGAGTTCCACGGGGCGTACCGCCTGATCTTCAACACCGGCCTCGACGCCGGGCAGACGGTCTTCCACGTGCACGCGCACGTGCTGACCGGCGAGACGCTGGACGAGTAA
- a CDS encoding PhoH family protein: MATTTRTITIPAELDPVAVLGPVDEVLREIEQAFDELTIIVRGNRIAILSRTRRGETQAEQAEQMLDTIIQAAYSAPMDADTVRRLLDRRVLSNRVRQDQPVRGRAAGAQTAPAAAAPANNAPSSGPGRNKPRVPGVITFALGVPVRPKTAGQIAYVNAIESHTITFAIGPAGTGKTYLAVAKAVQAFQEKRVRRIILTRPAVEAGENLGFLPGTLNEKVDPYLRPLYDALSDMLGSDQLRRYMDDGSIEVAPLAYMRGRTLNDAFVILDEAQNTTEQQMKMFLTRLGFNTTMVITGDITQVDLTVPRSGLATIEHILGGIDDIAFAHLAAEDVVRHQLVGKIVEAYDRHSAIAGDHSTKARREHGEAKQYGREGRMDGRTERNASE, from the coding sequence TTGGCGACGACGACACGAACCATCACCATCCCGGCCGAACTCGACCCGGTGGCCGTGCTCGGCCCCGTCGACGAGGTGCTGCGCGAGATCGAACAGGCGTTCGACGAGCTGACGATCATCGTGCGGGGCAATCGCATCGCCATCCTGTCGCGCACGCGCCGGGGGGAGACGCAGGCCGAACAGGCCGAACAGATGCTCGACACGATCATCCAGGCCGCATACAGCGCGCCGATGGACGCCGACACCGTGCGGCGACTGCTGGACCGCCGCGTGCTGAGCAACCGCGTGCGCCAGGACCAGCCCGTGCGCGGGCGCGCGGCGGGCGCGCAGACCGCCCCCGCGGCCGCGGCACCGGCGAATAATGCGCCGTCCTCCGGGCCGGGCCGGAACAAGCCCCGCGTGCCCGGCGTGATCACCTTTGCGCTCGGTGTGCCCGTGCGGCCGAAGACCGCCGGCCAGATCGCCTACGTCAACGCGATCGAATCGCACACCATCACCTTCGCCATCGGTCCGGCCGGCACCGGCAAGACCTATCTGGCCGTGGCCAAGGCCGTGCAGGCGTTCCAGGAGAAGCGCGTGAGGCGCATCATCCTGACCCGTCCCGCCGTGGAGGCAGGGGAGAACCTCGGCTTCCTGCCCGGCACGCTCAACGAGAAGGTGGACCCGTATCTGCGCCCGCTGTACGACGCCCTGTCCGACATGCTCGGCTCCGACCAGCTGCGCCGCTACATGGACGACGGCAGCATCGAGGTGGCGCCGCTCGCCTACATGCGCGGGCGCACGCTCAACGACGCGTTCGTGATCCTCGACGAGGCGCAGAACACCACCGAGCAGCAGATGAAGATGTTCCTGACCCGTCTGGGATTCAACACGACGATGGTCATCACCGGCGACATTACGCAGGTCGACCTGACCGTGCCGCGTTCGGGCCTCGCCACGATCGAGCACATTCTCGGCGGCATCGACGACATCGCGTTCGCCCACCTGGCCGCCGAGGACGTGGTCCGCCACCAGCTCGTCGGCAAAATCGTCGAGGCGTACGACCGCCATTCGGCCATCGCCGGCGACCACAGCACCAAGGCGCGCCGCGAGCACGGCGAGGCGAAGCAGTACGGGCGCGAGGGGCGCATGGACGGCAGAACGGAAAGGAACGCGTCCGAATGA